A genomic segment from Candidatus Binatia bacterium encodes:
- the cmr5 gene encoding type III-B CRISPR module-associated protein Cmr5 — MPEKAKHIEQERAQWALETVRELQKQVGKKDELLSHIRKLPSHIQTSGLAQTLLFYGQKQPAIAEALVRHLQLDANGNADIAHAVSELVRSAARVRQKTRDALNAAQWLKRFAEVELK; from the coding sequence ATGCCGGAGAAAGCAAAACACATCGAGCAGGAACGGGCTCAGTGGGCACTTGAGACGGTGCGCGAGCTCCAGAAGCAAGTAGGCAAAAAGGACGAGTTGCTCAGCCACATCCGCAAGCTGCCCTCGCACATCCAGACGTCGGGGCTTGCGCAAACGTTATTGTTTTATGGCCAAAAACAGCCGGCCATTGCCGAGGCGCTCGTCCGGCACCTGCAACTGGACGCCAACGGCAACGCGGATATCGCCCACGCGGTCAGTGAGCTTGTGCGAAGCGCAGCCAGAGTGCGCCAGAAGACACGCGATGCACTCAACGCGGCGCAGTGGCTCAAGCGCTTTGCGGAAGTGGAACTGAAATAA